A window of the Chloroflexus sp. Y-396-1 genome harbors these coding sequences:
- a CDS encoding M20 family metallopeptidase, translating into MMLERAQALADEIIRIRRDIHAHPELGFQEHRTAALVADILHEIGGITVKTGVAKTGVIGELGDGDGPVIAIRADMDALPIQEENQVAYASTNPGVMHACGHDAHTAMLLGAAHLLRERFAAEHLRGRVRFLFQPSEESWDDEVKSGGLRMVEEGALEGVDAVIALHVDSTLPVGQVTIRGGWTSAAVDDFKGYIRGSGGHGAYPHLGTDPVFMLSHVLNALFGIRARLINPMEPAILSVGTVRGGHASNVIPSEIFVQGTLRSFSEEVRAKLAREVERAFAVAEAFGGSAEVTITRGYPAGWNDERVAEWMSIVASDFLGPEAIDRSRTGMGAEDFAYMTRQAPGAMLMLGAAIDDGIVRGHHTPIFDIDERALPIGTAILAETALRFLRGEVKL; encoded by the coding sequence TTCGGATTCGCCGCGACATTCACGCCCATCCCGAACTCGGCTTTCAGGAACATCGCACGGCAGCGTTAGTTGCCGATATACTCCACGAAATTGGCGGGATTACTGTCAAAACCGGTGTTGCTAAGACCGGTGTCATCGGTGAGCTGGGTGATGGCGACGGTCCGGTGATTGCAATCCGGGCCGATATGGATGCATTGCCGATCCAGGAAGAGAATCAGGTTGCTTATGCGTCCACGAATCCGGGCGTGATGCACGCCTGCGGTCATGATGCACACACTGCGATGTTGCTTGGCGCTGCCCATCTCTTGCGTGAACGCTTTGCGGCGGAACATCTGCGTGGTCGGGTGCGTTTCCTTTTCCAACCATCTGAAGAGAGTTGGGACGACGAGGTGAAGAGTGGCGGTCTCCGGATGGTCGAGGAGGGTGCGTTAGAAGGAGTTGATGCCGTCATTGCACTGCACGTTGACTCCACGCTGCCGGTTGGTCAGGTGACCATTCGGGGAGGCTGGACATCAGCCGCAGTTGATGATTTTAAGGGTTATATCCGTGGTAGCGGGGGTCATGGTGCATACCCGCATCTTGGTACCGATCCGGTCTTTATGTTGTCGCACGTTTTGAATGCCCTGTTTGGAATTCGCGCACGTTTGATCAATCCGATGGAACCGGCCATTTTGAGTGTTGGTACGGTACGCGGTGGTCATGCCTCAAATGTGATACCGAGTGAAATTTTTGTGCAAGGGACACTCCGCAGTTTCAGTGAAGAGGTGCGGGCGAAACTGGCACGTGAAGTTGAGCGGGCGTTTGCCGTGGCTGAAGCGTTTGGTGGCAGTGCTGAAGTGACCATTACCCGTGGGTATCCTGCTGGCTGGAATGATGAGCGCGTTGCGGAGTGGATGAGCATCGTGGCCAGTGATTTTCTCGGCCCTGAGGCGATTGACCGCTCGCGCACCGGCATGGGGGCAGAAGATTTTGCTTACATGACCAGGCAGGCACCCGGTGCGATGTTGATGTTAGGTGCGGCTATTGATGATGGGATTGTGCGTGGCCACCATACCCCGATCTTCGACATAGATGAACGCGCATTGCCGATTGGAACTGCGATCCTGGCCGAAACGGCACTACGTTTCTTGCGTGGTGAGGTGAAGCTATAG
- a CDS encoding MBL fold metallo-hydrolase has translation MEIYPTPHNVALIDVRHLGRSHVIGTFLLLGDEPALVDPGPASTIPALRAGLSSYGLTVADLRAIVLTHIHLDHAGATGLLVAENPHLVVHVHERGAPHLIDPSRLLHSAAQLYGDQMATLWGDVRPVAAERIRTYTGGETLSLRGHPLRAFDAPGHAKHHLIWLDEANGAAFVGDNTGVRLPGVRMTRPATPPPDVDLDAWAQTHDLLEQLRPQWLCLTHFGAYDDVAFHLTDARLRLRQWAEIVRQSLLAGHDEATGVAALEKALALEAATLSPSEQTAILQQTGPLILSWRGLARYWQKSGALVNGRVTQN, from the coding sequence ATGGAAATTTACCCTACTCCGCATAACGTCGCGTTGATCGATGTGCGTCATCTTGGCCGTTCACATGTCATTGGTACCTTCTTATTACTCGGCGATGAACCAGCGTTGGTCGATCCGGGACCGGCCAGTACAATCCCTGCGCTGCGGGCAGGATTAAGTAGCTATGGTTTAACCGTTGCCGACTTGCGTGCCATTGTGTTGACCCACATTCATCTTGATCACGCAGGAGCAACCGGTTTATTGGTCGCCGAGAATCCGCATCTGGTCGTGCACGTCCACGAACGGGGCGCCCCTCACCTGATCGATCCGTCACGGTTACTCCATAGCGCAGCGCAACTGTACGGTGATCAGATGGCAACGCTGTGGGGTGACGTGCGCCCGGTTGCCGCTGAGCGGATCCGCACCTATACCGGCGGCGAGACATTATCGCTTAGAGGACATCCACTCCGTGCTTTTGATGCTCCTGGTCACGCCAAGCATCATCTCATCTGGCTCGACGAAGCAAACGGTGCAGCATTTGTTGGTGATAATACCGGTGTTCGATTGCCAGGAGTACGGATGACCCGACCGGCCACTCCGCCACCCGATGTTGACCTCGATGCCTGGGCACAGACACACGATCTCCTGGAACAGTTACGGCCACAATGGTTGTGTCTGACTCACTTTGGCGCGTACGATGATGTTGCCTTTCATCTGACCGACGCTCGTTTGCGGTTACGTCAATGGGCCGAAATCGTCCGCCAGAGTCTGCTGGCCGGCCACGATGAAGCAACCGGCGTGGCTGCGCTGGAAAAAGCACTGGCCCTTGAGGCAGCTACCCTGTCGCCCTCTGAGCAGACGGCAATCCTTCAGCAGACTGGGCCGCTGATCTTGAGTTGGCGGGGATTAGCCAGGTACTGGCAAAAATCTGGTGCATTGGTGAACGGGCGTGTTACGCAGAACTGA
- a CDS encoding aldehyde dehydrogenase, which yields MPSMLINGQWQAATQGEVFPVHNPATEEVIDYVPRATAADAEQAMIAAERAFREWRKVTAHDKAHILHEIAHKMRAHAEELATLLTLEGGKPLVENRDEIGWCAACFDYYAELQRNTRGRVIPSVEPSQLAMVLKEPYGVVAAIVPWNYPLLLMSWKVAPALAAGNTVVLKPSEMTPLATLRFAELCCDHVPPGVLNIITGFGDVGRELVVSPRTQMIAFTGSFATGREIARLAAERVKKTHLELGGKDAFIVAEDADLDVAVPGVAWAALLNAGQVCTSTERVYVHESIARPFTERLVEFVRSLRLGPGMDPDTDIGPLIGEKYRAKVEDHVEEARARGATILTGGRRPPQFTRGFFYEPTVLTNVDHSFRIMREETFGPTIPIMTYRTFDEAIELVNDCDYGLGANLYTNDPRKVKQYYEEVKAGTCWVNDPLTDNDAGPFGGMKFSGGARELGEEGLEEFLETKHVHWDFTMVRKPWWYPYGKGKQS from the coding sequence ATGCCATCAATGCTCATTAACGGTCAATGGCAGGCTGCAACGCAGGGAGAGGTCTTTCCGGTACACAATCCGGCGACGGAAGAGGTGATCGATTATGTACCACGGGCAACTGCGGCCGATGCCGAGCAGGCAATGATTGCTGCTGAACGAGCATTTCGTGAGTGGCGAAAAGTTACTGCCCACGACAAGGCGCACATCCTGCACGAGATTGCGCATAAGATGCGTGCGCACGCCGAAGAACTGGCTACGCTGCTGACCCTTGAGGGCGGGAAGCCGTTGGTCGAAAATCGCGACGAAATTGGCTGGTGTGCAGCCTGTTTCGACTACTACGCAGAATTACAGCGCAATACTCGTGGCCGGGTGATCCCATCGGTTGAGCCGAGCCAACTGGCCATGGTGTTGAAAGAGCCATACGGCGTTGTAGCCGCAATTGTCCCGTGGAACTATCCATTGTTGTTGATGTCGTGGAAGGTTGCGCCTGCACTAGCAGCAGGGAATACCGTCGTACTTAAGCCGAGCGAAATGACCCCGCTGGCAACATTACGTTTTGCCGAGTTGTGTTGTGACCATGTACCGCCTGGCGTGCTCAATATCATTACCGGTTTTGGTGATGTTGGCCGTGAGCTGGTCGTTAGCCCACGCACACAAATGATTGCTTTCACCGGTAGTTTCGCTACCGGACGCGAGATTGCCCGTCTGGCCGCCGAGCGCGTTAAGAAGACTCATCTTGAATTAGGCGGTAAAGATGCGTTCATTGTTGCCGAAGATGCCGATCTCGATGTCGCGGTACCCGGTGTGGCTTGGGCAGCGCTCCTGAATGCAGGTCAGGTGTGTACCAGCACTGAACGGGTGTACGTCCATGAGTCGATTGCCCGCCCCTTTACCGAGCGTCTGGTGGAGTTTGTACGCTCATTGCGTCTTGGCCCAGGAATGGACCCCGATACTGATATTGGTCCACTGATCGGCGAGAAGTACCGAGCGAAGGTTGAAGATCACGTAGAGGAGGCACGAGCACGTGGTGCGACGATCCTGACCGGCGGGCGACGACCACCACAGTTCACACGAGGCTTCTTCTACGAACCAACCGTCCTGACCAATGTTGATCACAGTTTCCGTATTATGCGTGAAGAGACGTTCGGACCAACGATTCCGATCATGACATATCGCACCTTTGATGAGGCCATCGAGCTGGTTAACGATTGTGATTACGGGTTAGGCGCAAACCTCTATACCAACGACCCCCGTAAGGTCAAGCAATACTATGAGGAAGTCAAAGCCGGTACGTGTTGGGTCAATGATCCGCTTACCGACAACGATGCCGGTCCATTTGGCGGAATGAAGTTTAGCGGTGGTGCTCGTGAACTGGGTGAAGAGGGACTAGAGGAGTTTCTCGAAACAAAGCACGTTCACTGGGATTTCACAATGGTGCGGAAACCGTGGTGGTATCCGTATGGCAAAGGGAAGCAATCATAA
- a CDS encoding SufE family protein, producing the protein MNDSPFIPPRLAEIVAEFRTAGREEKLELLLEFSEQLPPLPPDLKDHQGMEQVHECMSPVFVVAQREGERIVYHIDVPPEAPTIRGFAAILRTGLEGLTPAQVLAVSGDFIQQMGLHQVLSPQRLNGISALLVYLKRQALRLIEQAETGKH; encoded by the coding sequence ATGAATGATAGCCCCTTCATTCCGCCAAGATTGGCCGAAATCGTTGCTGAATTTCGCACTGCCGGTCGTGAAGAGAAACTAGAATTATTATTGGAATTTTCTGAGCAGCTTCCGCCCTTACCTCCCGACCTGAAAGACCATCAGGGTATGGAACAGGTTCACGAATGTATGTCCCCGGTCTTTGTTGTCGCACAGCGAGAGGGTGAACGAATCGTCTATCACATTGACGTACCGCCCGAAGCGCCAACTATCCGCGGTTTTGCCGCTATCTTACGAACAGGACTGGAAGGATTAACACCTGCCCAGGTACTGGCGGTATCAGGTGATTTCATCCAACAGATGGGGCTGCACCAGGTTCTCAGCCCGCAACGGCTCAACGGCATCAGCGCACTTCTTGTCTATCTGAAACGTCAGGCGCTGCGCCTGATCGAGCAAGCGGAGACGGGCAAGCATTAA